A region of the Prochlorococcus marinus XMU1402 genome:
TAATGAGGTTGAAGGATTTGCTACTAAATCCTAATTAAATTAATTACAAAAAACTTATTTTCTTGTAAAATAAAATGTCTACTAAAATTACATTCTTTTTAATATCGTGATAGGGTTCATTTCTGAAAAACTACTTATCCCGATTCTAGATTTTTTCTACGGTTTAGTTCCAAGTTATGGTTTAGCAATTGTTGCATTAACGGTTGTTATTAGAATTGCACTTTTCCCTTTAAGCGCAGGTTCAATTAGAAGTGCCAGAAGGATGAAAATTGCACAACCGGTAATGCAAAAAAGACAGGCAGAAATAAAATCTAAGTTTTCAGGTGATCCAAAGAAACAACAAGAGGAATTAGGAAAACTAATGAATGAGTTTGGTAGCCCTCTTGCTGGTTGCCTTCCATTAATAGTTCAAATGCCAGTTCTATTTGCATTGTTTGCAACACTTAGGGGGTCACCATTTGCTGATGTACCTTACAACATAAATCTAAAAGTCGTTCCTCAAGATCAAATTGCCGCTATCGATCCAAAACCTTATAAATCTCCGAGACACTCTATTTTTATTACAGAAAAGTCCCATTTCCCTGTAATAGCTTCAATCCCTAGTGGAACAAAATTAGGAACAGATGAATCAATTAAAGTAAATTTGCAAACAACAAATGGGAACAGTTACTCGGAAGTTTTATCCAATTATGATAATGGTTCAAAATTCCTTCCTAAATGGTCAGTTTCAAAAGGATCTGAAAATATAAAAGTTTCTCAAGACGGCACAGTAACGGCGATTAAACCAGGTGATGCAACAATTGAAGCAAAAATTCCTGGTCTAGCTGCTAAAAGTGGTTTCCTATTTATTAAAGCTCTGGGCCAAGTTGGTTTTTATGTAGATGGGGCTGTTAATTGGGATATTGCAGCACTAGTTGGTGCCTTTGGATTAACACTACTTCTCTCTCAAGTATTGTCTAGTCAAGGGATGCCAGCAAATCCACAGCAATCAACAGCAAACAAAATTACACCAGTCATGATTACTGGAATGTTTCTTTTCTTTCCACTACCTGCAGGCGTTTTACTATATATGGTTGTTGCCAATATATTTCAGGCATTTCAAACTTTTCTTCTTAACAAAGAAGCTCTTCCTGAAAACCTACAGAAAATATTAGATCAACAATTATTAGCCAAAAATGAAGTAATAACAACTTCTTCGACACCCATTTCAGATAAAAGATTACCTTTTGAACCTAATAGTAAAAAATAGTCTTAATCTTAGATAATGAATTCTTGGTCTAGAAATTTAGAATTACTTATAAAATCAAGAACCTCATTAATTTGGATCAGGACTAAAGAAGAGGAAAGATTAAAAAAATTAATTAATTTCTCTTGTGAAAGATTAAAAGTAAAAAGATTCATTTGTTGGGACTGTGTTAACGGTATTAAAGGATTAATAAATGAAGAAGGTAAATTTTCGAACAACCCATTAGGTGTGCTTAATTGGCTTAAGGAACAAAATTCTGAAGTCTCAACAATTCTATTAGTTAAAGATTTTCATAAATTTTATGATGATCCATCTATCAATAGAACTATTAAAGAACTATCTTCAGCGCTTAAGGAAACTTGTCATAATTTAATTATTTGTTCTCATCTATTCCCATCATCTGAGGATCTTGATGAATTAATGACAATTATCAACTTACCCTTACCAGATCAAAAAGAGTTAAAAAATTTAATAAAGACAATTGCTATAAATACCGACTCAAATCTTAATGATCAAGACTTAAACGAACTTTCAATAGCTTCTAGTGGATTAACCGAAATAAAAGTAAAGCAAGTTACCGCAAAGGCACTTACTCAAAGAGGGAAAATAAGTAAAGAGGATATCAAAGATATTCTTGAAGAGAAAAAACAAGTTATAGCTAGAAGTGAAATTTTAGAATTTTTCGAAGCCAAATCAAGTCAAGATGATATTGGTGGTTTAAATGTTTTAAAAGTTTGGCTGAATCAAAGATACAGGGCTTTTTCTAAAGAAGCTAGAGAATATGGGCTACCTATTCCCAAGGGGGTCTTACTTGTAGGAGCACAAGGGACGGGGAAATCACTTACCGCAAAATCAATTTCTAAGAGCTGGTCGATGCCGCTACTTAGGTTGGACGTGGGAAGACTATTTTCGAGCCTTGTTGGTTCAAGTGAGGCAAGAACGAGAGAAACTATATCAAGAGCTGAGGCAATGTCACCTTGTATCCTTTGGATCGATGAAATTGACAAAGGCTTTGGTGGTGATGCAAGAAGTGATGGAGGAACAAGTCAAAGAGTTTTGGCAAGTTTGCTCACTTGGATGTCTGAAAAAGATTCCCCCGTATTTGTAATTGCTACTGCTAATGCTATAGATAAGCTTCCTGCTGAATTATTAAGGAAAGGCAGATTTGATGAGATATTTTTTCTTGATTTACCGAATTCCGAAGAAAGGTTGAGTATTCTAGATTTGCACTTAAAAAAAAGAAGACCAAGTTATAATTTCCCTCTCACTACCATAATAGGGCGAACCGATGGATTCTCAGGCGCAGAACTTGAACAAGCAGTAATAGAGGGGATGCACATTTCATTCTCAGAAAATAGAGAACTTATGGAGAAAGACTTAATAAAGGCAGTTTCTGAATTAGTTCCCTTATCAAGAACAGCTAAAGAGCAAATTGATTTACTAAAAGCATGGTCATCTACAGGACGAGCTCGTTCAGCATCTTAGCTAAAATTTAATTTTTAAAATATTACATAAGTTAGGAATCATTAATTAAGTTAATTTTTCATCAAAAATACCTAATAATTAACTGAGATTAACTATCTTTATTAAGGTATCAAAAAAAAAAGAGTGTTAGATCAAAAATTAATAAGAGAAAATCCAACATTAGTTGAAGAAAATCTATCCTTAAGAGGAAAAGTTTTTAATATATCTCTCATACACGAATTAACTGTTAAAAAAAAAGAAATTGATGTTGAAATATCTAGTCTTCAATCTGAGAGTAAAAAATTAAGCAAATCGATTGGTCAAGTAATTGGTAAATCACAAAATAATAATTCACAAGAACTCAATGATTTAAAAAAAAAGGGAAATAAATACAGAATCAAAATTTCTGAACTTGAAGAAAAACAAAGAATATTAGATAAACAAGTAGATGATGAGATTTATAATTTGCCTAATTTTCCTAGCAAAGATGCTCCTCTCGGAAAAGATGAAAGTGATAATGTAGAAATAAAAACTTGGGGGGACCCTTTTAAAAAAGAGAATATTAAATCACACTGGGAAATAGGAGAAAGTCTTAATCTTTTTGACTCTGTAAAATCAACAAAAACATCAAAAAGTCGTTTTATTACTCTTTTAGGCAATGGTGCAAGATTAGAGAGGGCATTAATCAATTTCATGCTAGATATGCATACTAAAAATGGTTATTTAGAGTTAATGCCTCCCGCCTTAGTAAATTCAGAAAGTCTTAAGGGATCTGGACAATTACCTAAATTTTCAAATGAAAGTTTTAAGTGCTCAAATGACGATTTATGGCTCTCTCCAACAGCTGAAGTTCCACTTACTGCTTTTCATAGAAACGAAATTATTGATCCCAAGCAGTTACCTATTAAGTATGTTGCATATAGTCCATGCTTCAGGAGAGAAGCTGGAAGTTATGGAAGGGATACTAAAGGTTTAATAAGACTTCATCAATTTAATAAGGTTGAGCTTTATTGGTTTTGCGATCCAAGTAAATCTTCAGAAGCTCATAAAAAGATCACTGCAGATGCAGAGAGCATTTTAAAAAAGCTCAACTTACCGTATAGATTAGTAGATATTTGTACAGGAGACTTAGGCTTTTCTTCTAGTAGAACTTTTGATTTAGAAGTCTGGCTTCCGAGTAGTAGATGTTATAGGGAGATTTCAAGTTGCAGTAACTGCCTCGACTTTCAAGCTCGTAGATCATCAATTAGAACAAAAATTGATAAAAAAAATTCATATATACACACCCTAAATGGCAGTGGGCTTGCTATCGGTAGAACAATGGCCGCGATTCTTGAGAATGGCCAACAAGCAGATGGAAGCGTTAAGATTCCAGATGCTCTGGTTCCATATTTTGGGTCAAATATTTTAAAACTTGCTTAATATAAAAAAATGAATGTTTTAACCTCAATAACAGTACTTGGATTTCTGATTTTTTTTCATGAGATGGGGCACTTTCTCGCAGCAATTTTACAAGGCATTTATGTTGATGGATTTTCAATTGGCTTTGGACCATCAATTATTCAAAAAAAATATAAAGATATCACTTATTCATTTAGGGCCTTCCCTTTAGGTGGCTTTGTTTCCTTTCCTGATGAAGACTTAAATAATATTGACCCTAAAGATCCAAATCTTTTAAAAAACAGGCCAATAATTCAAAGAGTTATTGTAATATCTGCTGGAGTATTTGCTAACCTAATCCTTGCTTATACAATCTTAATAATAAATGTAACTACTGTTGGCATTCCATTTGATCCGGAACCTGGCATTTTAGTTTTAGCTACTCAACCTGAGAAGGCTGCCTATCTTGCTGGTTTAGTACCAGGAGATAAAATTTTAGAAATTGAAACCATAACTCTTGGAGCTGGTGATCAGGCAGTATCCACTTTAGTAAAAGAGATTCAAAATTCTTCAGATGATCCAATTTCTATAAAGATTGAAAGAGATGGAATTCTTAAAGATTTAACTTTGATACCAAAAAATGTTAATGGGAAAGGAACAATAGGGGCTCAATTACAACCTAATATAAAAAAAGAAACTAAAAAGACAAAAAACGTTTACGAACTTTTTAAATACTCTAATAATGAATTTTCGTCTCTCTTGGTTAAAACAATTCAAGGTTATAAAGGATTAATAACTAATTTCTCATCTACAGCTCAACAATTAAGTGGGCCGGTAAAAATCGTTGAAATTGGTGCTCAACTGTCGCAGCAAGGAGGTACAGGCATATTATTATTTGCTGCTTTAATTTCTATTAATTTGGCAGTACTCAATTCATTGCCTTTACCATTATTGGACGGTGGACAACTCGTTTTCACTTTAATAGAAGGTTTAAGAGGAAAACCTGTTCCATTAAAGGTACAAATGGTTGTAACTCAGTCCAGCTTTTTTCTTTTAGTTGGATTAAGTGTACTTCTCATTATTAGAGATACTAGTCAACTTTTAATCGTACAAAAATTATTTAACCAATAAAAGTTTCAAAAAATTGATTACCTAGATGTTAAGATTAAGGATATTTTTATTTTTTAATTAAATGGCGAAAAAGTCCATGATTGCGAGAGAAGTCAAACGCAAAAAGCTCGTAAAAAAATATGCCGCGAAGAGAAAATCATTATTAGATGAATTTAATGCTGCAAAGGATCCAATGGAAAGGTTAGAAATACATAGAAAGATTCAAGGCCTTCCAAGAAATTCTGCCCCAAATAGAGTTAGGAATAGATGTTGGGCAACTGGTAAACCAAGAGGTGTTTATAGAGATTTTGGACTTTGCAGAAATCAGTTAAGACAAAGAGCTCACAACGGTGAACTCCCTGGGGTGGTTAAATCAAGTTGGTAGTTAAAGTTTTTTATTTAAATTTTTTTACAAAAAATTATTGGCATATAGGGATTAAAGATTAATTAAGAGACATTTTTAAAATTTTTTATAGCTTATCTAAATAATTTACTCAATATGTCCCTATAAAATGTAAGAATAAATTATGTATAGATTTATAATTTAAAAAGTGGAAGGACAAAATAAGTCGATCACGTTTGACGGACGAGAGATACGACTAACAACAGGACTATATGCTCCTCAAGCAAATGGATCAGTAATGATTGAGTGTGGAGACACCTCTTTATTAGTTACAGCAACAAAAACTACTAAAAAAGAAGTTTCAGACTTTCTACCTCTAATTTGTGATTATGAGGAAAAACTTTATGCTGCAGGAAGAATTCCAGGCGGGTTTATGAGAAGGGAGGGTCGTCCTCCTGAAAGAGCAACTTTAATCTCAAGATTAATTGACAGACCAATGAGACCTCTTTTCCCTTCTTGGATGAGAGATGAAATTCAGATTGTAGCTTCCTGCCTTTCTCTTGATGAAAGGGTCCCCGCAGATGTGCTAGCAGTTACAGGTGCATCAATTGCAACTTTACTTGGAGAAATACCATTTTATGGTCCTATGGCTGCTGTTAGAGTTGGTCTTATAGGTGATGATTTCATCTTAAATCCAAGCTATAGAGAAATAGAAAAAGGTGATCTAGACATTGTTGTAGCAGGTTCACCTGACGGTATCGTAATGATTGAAGCTGGTGCTAATCAGTTAACCGAGCAAGATACTATTGAAGCAATAGATTTTGGGTATGAGGCTGTTTCTGAACTTATTAAATCTCAAGAAGATTTACTTAAAGATTTAGGAATAAAACAGGTTAAGCCCTTAGAACAGGAAGAAGATCCAACTCTAGCTTCATATTTGGAAAAAAACTGCGCTAAACCTATTAATCTTGTTTTAAAGAAATTTGAACAAACAAAAGATGAAAGGGATCTTGAACTTGAAAAAATAAAACTTGATACACAAAGTAAAATAGAATCCTTAAAAGATGACAATCAATTAAAAGTTTTAATCTCAGAGAACGAAAAGTTAATTCACTCAGATTTTAAAAAACTTACTAAGAAGTTAATGAGGGCCCAAATTATTACTAATGGCAAAAGAGTTGATGGGCGAGATCTTGATGAGGTCAGAAAGATAACTGCAAGTGCAGGGATTTTACCTAAAAGAGTCCACGGTTCAGCCTTGTTTCAGAGAGGACTTACACAAGTTCTATCTACCACAACATTAGGCACACCAAGTGATGCTCAGGAGATGGATGATTTAAACCCAAGTACTGAGAAAACATACTTACATCATTATAATTTCCCGCCATATTCGGTTGGCGAAACTAGACCCATGAGAACACCCGGCAGAAGAGAAATTGGTCATGGAGCTCTAGCTGAGAGAGCAATAATTCCAGTTCTACCTGGCAAAGAGACTTTCCCTTATGTCCTTCGTGTTGTAAGTGAAGTTTTAAGCTCCAATGGATCAACATCAATGGGGTCGGTATGCGGGAGCTCACTTTCATTATTAGATGCTGGTGTACCTCTAAAAGCTCCAGTTAGTGGGACTGCAATGGGTTTAATTAAAGAAGGCAAAGAAGTTAGGATACTTACAGATATCCAAGGAATTGAGGATTTTCTTGGTGATATGGATTTTAAAGTAGCCGGCACAGCTAAAGGTATAACTGCATTACAAATGGACATGAAAATAACAGGTCTACCAGTCTCTATCATTTCTGATGCGATAAAAAAAGCACGCCCCGCAAGGCTACATATATTAGAGAAAATGCAAGCCGCAATTGACAAGCCTCAAGAATCTCTATCACCACATGCGCCAAGGCTACTAAGCTTTAGAATTGATCCAGAATTAATTGGAACTGTAATTGGGCCTGGAGGAAGAACAATCAAAGGCATAACAGAGAGAACGAATACTAAAATAGATATAGAGGATGGAGGTATTGTTACCATCGCTTCACATGATGGAGCCGCTGCTGAAGAAGCACAGAAGATCATTGAAGGTTTAACAAGAAAAGTACACGAAGGTGAAATTTTCTCAGGTGTTGTCACGAGAATAATACCAATAGGTGCTTTCGTTGAAATCCTTCCTGGGAAAGAGGGGATGGTCCATATTTCCCAATTATCTGAAGCGAGAGTTGAGAGGGTTGAGGACGTTGTTAGACAAGGTGATGATGTAACTGTTAGGGTTCGAGAAATTGATAGCAGAGGAAGGATTAACCTTACACTTAGAGGAGTTGCGCAAAATGGAGGAATGTCTTATCCAGAACCAACTCCAACACCTGTAGCGCCTTTAAACTAGGAATCAAAGGGATATAAATCATTTTTCATAATTATTTCTTTAATTTGTAAACATAAATTTTCATGTGTTTGATTATTATTTGAAGCAATAATTATTCCGCCTTGATGATAGTTCTTAGTCCCATAACAAAGTTCCTTATTGTCTATGTTTGTTATTTCGCCGCCAGCGGCTCTTAAAATAGCTTCTGGTGCAGCAAAATCCCAATCTTTTGGTGAGCTTTTGCCTGGTAAACTGCAACTTATATAAATATCACTTTCGCCTCTTAAAATAGAGGCTACTTTACAGCCTATACTGCCCATTACATTTACTCTCTTAAATCCAACCTTATTAATTAACTCACTTAAAGTTGCGTTTCTATGATTTTTACTTGTAACAATTGTCTTCTCTCTTAACGGCTTATTATTTTGGTGAGTAGCTTTTTTTGTCAATCCATCTTTGTTTTCACACCAAACATTTTCGTTATCTGTAATCCAAAGCTCTTCTTTCTCGGGGATCAAAACTACACCAATGCAAGGTTTTTTTTCATAATTTAAGGCTAAATGCATCGCATAATTTTCTGTTCCCTGAATAAAATCCTTAGTACCATCTAATGGATCAAGAACCCACATCCATTTAGAATTAACATCTGAGTTATCTGATACAATTTTTACGTTTTCCTCACTTAATATATGCCAATCTACTCCTTTGTAGTTTTTGTTAATTCTTTTAATTATTAAATCATTAACTGCTAAATCAGCTGCTGTAACAGGTGCTGAATCATCTTTAATATTGATTATTTCTTTTGCATAATTTGGATTCTTTAGTATTTTTGAGTAATGAAGCAAAATATCTGAGGCTTCCCAGCTAAAAACACGAAGATCATCGATAAGATTATGAATATCAACACCAATTGGTAATTTAAACACAATATGAATATTAATTCCTCATCTTCTCATAGAAGCGAAGAACCTGAAAGTGGTGTTTTATATTTAGTTGGCACACCTATTGGTAATTTAAATGATATTTCTTCAAGAGCAATAAACATTCTTAGAAATGTTTCATTAATTGCATGCGAGGATACTAGACAAACAAAAAAAATTACTAACCGATTTGATATAAATAATAGACTTATAAGCTTTAACAAAAACAATTCATTAAATAAAATTCCAAAAATAATTAATTTCCTCAAAGAAGGTAAATCAGTTGCCCTTGTAAGTGATGCAGGTATGCCAAGCATTTGTGATCCTGGAGAGAATCTAGTAAGAAATGTTAAGTTACATAATTTAGAGACAATCTGTATCCCTGGGCCATCTGCTGCTTTAACTGCACTTTTGTCCAGCGGTTTCTCCGCTTCAAAATTTATTTTTGAAGGATTTTTACCAAAAAAGAAGAATGAAAGAAAAAAAATATTATCTGAAATTAGCAATAATGAAAAAACAACTATAATTTTCGAAAGTCCGCATCGTTTTAAAAAACTTTTAATTGAATTAAAAGAACACTGCGGGGGCGGAAGGGAAATTTGTGTTTCACGAGAATTAACCAAAAAATATGAAGAACAAATAAATAATAAGGTTGATAAAATTATTGATATTTTCAACCAGCGAGAAATAATTGGTGAAATAACCATTGTTATTAAAGGTCTCGAGAAAAGTAATATTGTAGAATTTAATAAATCTCATCTAAAAAAAGAACTACAGGAATTAATTAATGCCGGACTAAGTCTTTCAGCTGCCTCCAAATATTTAGCAAAAAAGAAAAACTTAACAAAAAATATGATTTATAATTTGTACTAAGAGTAAATATTAAAAATACTAAAAATGTTTTTTGAATTAAAGAAATTTTTATTCAATACATCTCTAAACATTACATTTTTTTTAATGTTACTTATTGGTATTCAAAATAGTTCGAATAAAGCGAAGATTAATTTCTTAATTAATGAGACTATTAAATTACCTATAAGTTTCATCATAGGAGCAAGTTTTATTAGTGGTTCTATGCTTGGTGGATTTATAACCTTAGATTTCTTCAAAAGCAGCAAATAGTCAAAGAGCTATTAAAACTTCAGAACTAACTATTCTAGATATTCCGCGTGATAACAAAATTGGCGCTGTTATTTTAAAAACATCGCTATTAGGCACTTTTATTACTCTTTGATCTTTTTTACTTGATCTTTTTGCCGACTTTAAGTCGAAAAAGATTTCAATAGTTTTTCTGCTCAAATCTTTTTCCGATAAAAAATTCCACTCAACATATTCTTTTAGAAATTTTGTCTCCAATTCAACTTGCTTACCAACAATCATATAGACAACTTTAGGTAATTCAACCTCCTTTATTGACACAGAAGATAAATCCTTTTGTTGCGTGTTTTCTATTTCTAAATTTAAAGGTGCAATTTCAAGAAATGTATTCTCAGGGAATGAATCATAAATAAATTCTTTAGATGATCCATCAAAATTATTATCAATAACCTTTTCTTCATCTAGTTTATTGGGATCTGAAAATCTTTTATTAGATTTGTTAAGTTTATTTATTTCAGTAAACTTATCCTCGCCAAGATTTTTTTTAAGGTGTCTGCTTATTGTTAGTTTAGTAAAATTATATTTCTTTGATATTTCTTCTAAAGATTGATTTTTAATAAAAGCATCAATTATTTCTCTTATTTGTTTTTCTGAAATTCTTTTTGCCAAAATCAAGTAATTATATTTAGTAGTTATTGTAAGAAAACAAAAGACAAAAAAAAAGTATAACTTTTATTTCTTTAGTTTAATAAATATTTAAAGAAGTCATTTTAATTGTTTAGTCATAAGCTCTCGGATATAATAATGAAATGCTCCCTTAGCTCAGCTGGATAGAGCAACTGCCTTCTAAGCAGTGGGCCGCAAGTTCGAATCTTGCAGGGAGCGCATTATTATTTCTTAAAGAATCATTCAAAAATTAATTTTTCTAATAAATAATTTAGTAAAACACGAAATTTTTAAAACTTTTTAATGAATGATAGTAAAAAAATTTAAACACATTAATTTGCGGAATAAATTAACTAATAATCAACCAAAAAAATTAGGATTTAAGCTATTTAGAATAGGTATTTTATTATTAGCTACTGCTCCTTCTTTAAGCTTTTTGCTTTTGCTATTTTCAACTTTTGGAGGATTACTTAGTAGAGAAAATAAATTTTTAGAAGATAAATATAGCCGGTTATTAATTCTAAGTTCATTTT
Encoded here:
- the yidC gene encoding membrane protein insertase YidC, producing the protein MIGFISEKLLIPILDFFYGLVPSYGLAIVALTVVIRIALFPLSAGSIRSARRMKIAQPVMQKRQAEIKSKFSGDPKKQQEELGKLMNEFGSPLAGCLPLIVQMPVLFALFATLRGSPFADVPYNINLKVVPQDQIAAIDPKPYKSPRHSIFITEKSHFPVIASIPSGTKLGTDESIKVNLQTTNGNSYSEVLSNYDNGSKFLPKWSVSKGSENIKVSQDGTVTAIKPGDATIEAKIPGLAAKSGFLFIKALGQVGFYVDGAVNWDIAALVGAFGLTLLLSQVLSSQGMPANPQQSTANKITPVMITGMFLFFPLPAGVLLYMVVANIFQAFQTFLLNKEALPENLQKILDQQLLAKNEVITTSSTPISDKRLPFEPNSKK
- a CDS encoding AAA family ATPase; protein product: MNSWSRNLELLIKSRTSLIWIRTKEEERLKKLINFSCERLKVKRFICWDCVNGIKGLINEEGKFSNNPLGVLNWLKEQNSEVSTILLVKDFHKFYDDPSINRTIKELSSALKETCHNLIICSHLFPSSEDLDELMTIINLPLPDQKELKNLIKTIAINTDSNLNDQDLNELSIASSGLTEIKVKQVTAKALTQRGKISKEDIKDILEEKKQVIARSEILEFFEAKSSQDDIGGLNVLKVWLNQRYRAFSKEAREYGLPIPKGVLLVGAQGTGKSLTAKSISKSWSMPLLRLDVGRLFSSLVGSSEARTRETISRAEAMSPCILWIDEIDKGFGGDARSDGGTSQRVLASLLTWMSEKDSPVFVIATANAIDKLPAELLRKGRFDEIFFLDLPNSEERLSILDLHLKKRRPSYNFPLTTIIGRTDGFSGAELEQAVIEGMHISFSENRELMEKDLIKAVSELVPLSRTAKEQIDLLKAWSSTGRARSAS
- the serS gene encoding serine--tRNA ligase, with translation MLDQKLIRENPTLVEENLSLRGKVFNISLIHELTVKKKEIDVEISSLQSESKKLSKSIGQVIGKSQNNNSQELNDLKKKGNKYRIKISELEEKQRILDKQVDDEIYNLPNFPSKDAPLGKDESDNVEIKTWGDPFKKENIKSHWEIGESLNLFDSVKSTKTSKSRFITLLGNGARLERALINFMLDMHTKNGYLELMPPALVNSESLKGSGQLPKFSNESFKCSNDDLWLSPTAEVPLTAFHRNEIIDPKQLPIKYVAYSPCFRREAGSYGRDTKGLIRLHQFNKVELYWFCDPSKSSEAHKKITADAESILKKLNLPYRLVDICTGDLGFSSSRTFDLEVWLPSSRCYREISSCSNCLDFQARRSSIRTKIDKKNSYIHTLNGSGLAIGRTMAAILENGQQADGSVKIPDALVPYFGSNILKLA
- the rseP gene encoding RIP metalloprotease RseP, whose amino-acid sequence is MNVLTSITVLGFLIFFHEMGHFLAAILQGIYVDGFSIGFGPSIIQKKYKDITYSFRAFPLGGFVSFPDEDLNNIDPKDPNLLKNRPIIQRVIVISAGVFANLILAYTILIINVTTVGIPFDPEPGILVLATQPEKAAYLAGLVPGDKILEIETITLGAGDQAVSTLVKEIQNSSDDPISIKIERDGILKDLTLIPKNVNGKGTIGAQLQPNIKKETKKTKNVYELFKYSNNEFSSLLVKTIQGYKGLITNFSSTAQQLSGPVKIVEIGAQLSQQGGTGILLFAALISINLAVLNSLPLPLLDGGQLVFTLIEGLRGKPVPLKVQMVVTQSSFFLLVGLSVLLIIRDTSQLLIVQKLFNQ
- the rpsN gene encoding 30S ribosomal protein S14, translated to MAKKSMIAREVKRKKLVKKYAAKRKSLLDEFNAAKDPMERLEIHRKIQGLPRNSAPNRVRNRCWATGKPRGVYRDFGLCRNQLRQRAHNGELPGVVKSSW
- a CDS encoding polyribonucleotide nucleotidyltransferase, with the protein product MEGQNKSITFDGREIRLTTGLYAPQANGSVMIECGDTSLLVTATKTTKKEVSDFLPLICDYEEKLYAAGRIPGGFMRREGRPPERATLISRLIDRPMRPLFPSWMRDEIQIVASCLSLDERVPADVLAVTGASIATLLGEIPFYGPMAAVRVGLIGDDFILNPSYREIEKGDLDIVVAGSPDGIVMIEAGANQLTEQDTIEAIDFGYEAVSELIKSQEDLLKDLGIKQVKPLEQEEDPTLASYLEKNCAKPINLVLKKFEQTKDERDLELEKIKLDTQSKIESLKDDNQLKVLISENEKLIHSDFKKLTKKLMRAQIITNGKRVDGRDLDEVRKITASAGILPKRVHGSALFQRGLTQVLSTTTLGTPSDAQEMDDLNPSTEKTYLHHYNFPPYSVGETRPMRTPGRREIGHGALAERAIIPVLPGKETFPYVLRVVSEVLSSNGSTSMGSVCGSSLSLLDAGVPLKAPVSGTAMGLIKEGKEVRILTDIQGIEDFLGDMDFKVAGTAKGITALQMDMKITGLPVSIISDAIKKARPARLHILEKMQAAIDKPQESLSPHAPRLLSFRIDPELIGTVIGPGGRTIKGITERTNTKIDIEDGGIVTIASHDGAAAEEAQKIIEGLTRKVHEGEIFSGVVTRIIPIGAFVEILPGKEGMVHISQLSEARVERVEDVVRQGDDVTVRVREIDSRGRINLTLRGVAQNGGMSYPEPTPTPVAPLN
- a CDS encoding 3'(2'),5'-bisphosphate nucleotidase CysQ, whose translation is MFKLPIGVDIHNLIDDLRVFSWEASDILLHYSKILKNPNYAKEIINIKDDSAPVTAADLAVNDLIIKRINKNYKGVDWHILSEENVKIVSDNSDVNSKWMWVLDPLDGTKDFIQGTENYAMHLALNYEKKPCIGVVLIPEKEELWITDNENVWCENKDGLTKKATHQNNKPLREKTIVTSKNHRNATLSELINKVGFKRVNVMGSIGCKVASILRGESDIYISCSLPGKSSPKDWDFAAPEAILRAAGGEITNIDNKELCYGTKNYHQGGIIIASNNNQTHENLCLQIKEIIMKNDLYPFDS
- the rsmI gene encoding 16S rRNA (cytidine(1402)-2'-O)-methyltransferase, translating into MNINSSSSHRSEEPESGVLYLVGTPIGNLNDISSRAINILRNVSLIACEDTRQTKKITNRFDINNRLISFNKNNSLNKIPKIINFLKEGKSVALVSDAGMPSICDPGENLVRNVKLHNLETICIPGPSAALTALLSSGFSASKFIFEGFLPKKKNERKKILSEISNNEKTTIIFESPHRFKKLLIELKEHCGGGREICVSRELTKKYEEQINNKVDKIIDIFNQREIIGEITIVIKGLEKSNIVEFNKSHLKKELQELINAGLSLSAASKYLAKKKNLTKNMIYNLY